The following is a genomic window from Candidatus Zixiibacteriota bacterium.
GGGCCGCCAGTCGGGTCAGGAGCATCGGGATCAGGTTCGCACAGCCGCTCCCGCTCACCGACGGGCTGAAGCCGGCAGCCGGGGCAGTGACCGTGCTGCTGGATGGTCCGACGGCAGGGGGACAATGGACCGACACCTTGCGCTGGGACGTACCTGAAGGTTGGACAATTACGCCCGCGGCCTGTCCATTTACGCTGGTCCCGGGGGCGACCGTAACCGCGCAGTTTGCCATTGAGCCGGCGCCCGCGCTGCTTCCACTGCCTGTGATTTCCACCCGGCTTCCCTACGCCGCGGAAAAATCGACAAGGGTGAGCCGCGAATTGGAGGTCGCCCGCGCCGCCCGGTGCATCCGGGTGAATGAACCAGTCGTTATCGACGGGCAGTTGATCGAACCCTGCTGGGCGCGGCCGGTCACCGCGCTGTTCAGCAAAAACGGGACACCGGCGGCACAGGATCCGACCATGTTCTACTTCGCCTACGACAGCGACAACCTGTACCTCGCCGCGCATTGCCGCGATTCGGACATGGCCGCGATCCATGCCGCGATGACCGAGCGCGACGCCCCCGTGTTCACGGAGGATGCAGTCGGCTGGATGATCGAGCTGGGCGGGACCAACCGCGTCGTCGCCCAGGTGTATGTCAACGCCCTCGGGACCCTGTATGATCAGCAAGTCCAGCAGGCGAGCGACGGGTACTGGGCCGGCCGCTCGGACTGGAACGGCGATTTCGAGGTGAAAACGGTCCGCGGGGCGGACTTCTACGCCGTCGAGATGCGTATCCCGCTCGCGCAGTTCGCAGCGACGCCCGACTCCGGAGATCGCTGGCGACTGAACTTCCGCCGCCGACAAGTGCGGATGAACTCCTCGGCATCGTTCCAGACTTCCTGGTCCTACGACCCGGCTGCCTTCGGCGAGCTCGTATTCGAGTAGGCGGCGGACGGCCAGGGGTCCCCAAATCAGGCACCGTACGCCGGCCGCAATGGAGCAGGGCCGAGGTCGCTTCTTAACCGGACCGGCACACAACAATCGGCTCGAAGAACGCGGGGTGCGGCTGCGGTCACAACGCATTCGGACGAATCGTGACCGCCCAAAACCGCCGACAACACTCCGAAAGTCATTGCTATAAGGGAAGGCGTGTATTAATATAGAGTGTCTTGTCCGTAGGATTCCAGGTCCATACAGATGGCAGCCTGCGGGCAGGCGTGCCGCATGACAGATCATGTTGTCGCTAAGGAGGTTGGCCTGAGATCTTGCGGCCGCAGGTCGACCGCGGCGGGGACCGGCCAACAAAAACATCAGCGTCCACCTGCTGGAGCAGACCATGAGAAGATATGAAAAGATCCTCGTCCTCCTCGTTCTCGGTTCGCTGTGGGGCGCACTGGAGCTCTTCGGGCGTGACCTGCTCCGAGCCGCTGGGGCGCCGGAGAAATCGGCCGTGCTCTTTGGACTTGGCATCATCATCCTCTACGCCTCCAAGCGGCTCGTCGACTTTCCCGGCTCCGTAGTGGTCATGGCGCTGATCGCCGGCCTGTTCAAAACCGCCTCCAGCTACTTCTTCCCCTGCCAGTTCGCGGCGGTGATGATCAACGGGATCGTCTTCGATATCGCCTACTCGGCGTTCCGTGAACGGCTAGATTCCAGCCCGCTCTACAGAGTTCTCGCCGCGCCGGTCATTGTCTATGCCTCGTACGCCGCCTTCGCGCTCATCGCCGCGTACGTCCTGCGCGAGGCCTCGTGGGCCGCAAACGGGTGGGCGGGGATTCGTTCGTTCCTTGCCTCCGACGCTGTCAGCGCCTCGCTGATCTCGATTGTGACGATAAACCTCGGTTATTACCTGGGCAATGCCATTCAACCCTACGCCCTCCTGCGCAAATGGCGCGCGCCGGCCGTCCTGTTCCGAGTCGTTTCCGTCGTGCTCGTGGCCGCCATCTGGATTGCCGGGCAGGTATACGCGAAAGCATAGGAGTCAACCAGGGCATCATGGAAACAAAGAGACTCAAAGTTTCGCCGGGCAAGTGCAGCGGGTGCCGCCTGTGCATGCAGATTTGCGCCATCAGCCACTACCACGAGATCAATCCGAGAAAGGCCAGCTTGAGAATCGAGGTTCTCTTTCCGCAGCCGGGGCTGTACAAGCCCAAAGTCTGCACGCAGTGCGGCCGATGCCTCGAGGCCTGCCCCGAACACGCCATCTTCCGTCGCGATGACGGCGCCTATATCGTGATCGCCGAAAAGTGCACCAATTGCGGCGACTGCATCGCGGTCTGCAAGCCAGGTGTGATATTTCAGCATCGCGATGTCGATCACGTCATCATCTGCGACAACTGCTTCCAATGCGCCGAGCTGTGCAACA
Proteins encoded in this region:
- a CDS encoding 4Fe-4S dicluster domain-containing protein; the protein is METKRLKVSPGKCSGCRLCMQICAISHYHEINPRKASLRIEVLFPQPGLYKPKVCTQCGRCLEACPEHAIFRRDDGAYIVIAEKCTNCGDCIAVCKPGVIFQHRDVDHVIICDNCFQCAELCNTGAITVFTRPAKEGK
- a CDS encoding metallophosphoesterase produces the protein MKTTAIFGLVLIALGSPAPAQTPCDDLSDAPVRFAVLGDRTGDHQDGVYESVVAEIERLRPDFVVTVGDMIEGHTTDTIEMRSRWDEYFAIIRPLTMPVRFTPGNDDISTDAMESTYRARAGEPYYAFDHRGIHFVVLDNSRTESAGEIAQEQLGWLKDDLAKNRSACYTIVFLHKPFWYRTLGSGQPDALHDIFRANGVDAVFTGHMHCYFSAEFDGILYTSLGSSGAETEESPDGLRYHFGWVTVDDRGVHIAPIKKDAVLPWDVQTVAEARAASRVRSIGIRFAQPLPLTDGLKPAAGAVTVLLDGPTAGGQWTDTLRWDVPEGWTITPAACPFTLVPGATVTAQFAIEPAPALLPLPVISTRLPYAAEKSTRVSRELEVARAARCIRVNEPVVIDGQLIEPCWARPVTALFSKNGTPAAQDPTMFYFAYDSDNLYLAAHCRDSDMAAIHAAMTERDAPVFTEDAVGWMIELGGTNRVVAQVYVNALGTLYDQQVQQASDGYWAGRSDWNGDFEVKTVRGADFYAVEMRIPLAQFAATPDSGDRWRLNFRRRQVRMNSSASFQTSWSYDPAAFGELVFE